The following proteins are co-located in the Pyrococcus abyssi GE5 genome:
- the asd gene encoding aspartate-semialdehyde dehydrogenase has translation MKRVAVLGATGLVGRTFVKLLGGHPWFKVEKLIASEKSAGKKYGDLVEDSPEEFRDYYVISLNEFLENPGVDLVFNALPASISRDVEEKLAQEIPVFTNARAHRYDEDVPILVPEVNKDHLKLVEVQRKRRGWKGFIVTNPNCSTAILTLSLAPLRNFGIKKVRVATMQAISGAGFSGLSAYAIQDNVIPFISGEEWKIENESKKIMGKLKGDEIEPASFDVIAIATRVPVIHGHTEAVFVELENPDIKSIREAIENFDPLKDLKLPSYEKPIVYTEIPQPRLHRDRGRGLTVTVGRLERTSEGVKYVALGHNLVRGAAGGSVLNAELAYKLKII, from the coding sequence ATGAAGAGGGTTGCAGTCTTAGGTGCAACGGGTTTAGTCGGTAGGACGTTTGTGAAGTTGCTAGGGGGGCATCCATGGTTTAAAGTTGAAAAATTGATAGCATCAGAAAAATCAGCTGGAAAGAAATATGGGGACTTAGTTGAAGATTCTCCAGAGGAGTTCAGGGATTATTATGTAATAAGCCTCAACGAATTTCTAGAGAATCCAGGAGTTGATCTTGTTTTTAACGCCCTTCCGGCATCGATATCAAGAGACGTGGAGGAAAAGTTAGCCCAAGAAATTCCAGTGTTCACAAACGCGAGGGCACATCGCTATGATGAAGACGTGCCAATACTCGTTCCAGAGGTTAATAAAGATCACCTAAAACTAGTAGAAGTCCAAAGAAAGAGGAGAGGATGGAAAGGCTTCATAGTAACTAATCCCAACTGTTCTACAGCAATACTAACACTTTCGCTGGCACCTCTCAGGAATTTCGGAATTAAAAAAGTTAGAGTAGCGACAATGCAAGCAATAAGTGGGGCTGGATTCTCTGGACTTTCAGCGTATGCAATTCAAGACAACGTGATTCCATTCATAAGCGGAGAAGAATGGAAGATAGAAAATGAGAGCAAAAAAATCATGGGAAAATTAAAGGGAGATGAAATTGAACCTGCATCTTTCGATGTCATTGCAATAGCAACAAGGGTTCCAGTTATCCATGGGCATACTGAAGCAGTTTTCGTAGAGTTAGAGAATCCAGACATTAAGAGTATAAGGGAAGCAATCGAGAACTTTGATCCGCTAAAGGATTTAAAGTTGCCCTCTTATGAGAAACCTATAGTTTATACGGAAATCCCTCAGCCCAGATTGCACAGGGATAGAGGTAGAGGCTTAACCGTTACAGTGGGAAGACTCGAAAGAACTAGTGAAGGAGTGAAGTATGTAGCTCTCGGACATAACCTTGTGAGAGGCGCTGCAGGAGGCTCAGTTTTAAACGCTGAGCTCGCCTATAAACTTAAGATCATCTAG